In a genomic window of Pokkaliibacter sp. MBI-7:
- a CDS encoding response regulator transcription factor, whose translation MFKILVADDHPLFREAICSVISDGFPGSTVLESADLDSTVVMAQQHDDLDLILLDLNMPGMNGLSGLISLRNELPDIPTVIVSAEEDKHIVLQAITYGAVGFITKSLPRPQMREAIGQILDGNVYLPADIIRTQRTAPNKREDAQIDPTLLQALTRKQLQVLEHMAKGESNKQIAYNLDIAETTVKAHVSAILRKLGVHNRVQAILSTSDIDFSDYLRR comes from the coding sequence ATGTTCAAGATTCTGGTAGCAGATGACCACCCATTGTTCCGCGAAGCCATTTGCAGCGTGATCAGCGATGGTTTTCCGGGCAGTACCGTACTGGAGAGTGCTGATCTGGATAGCACCGTTGTGATGGCTCAGCAACACGACGATCTTGACCTGATATTGCTCGACCTCAATATGCCCGGCATGAATGGCCTCAGCGGGCTGATCAGCCTGCGAAATGAATTACCGGACATTCCTACTGTTATCGTCTCCGCCGAAGAAGACAAGCATATCGTCCTGCAGGCGATTACCTACGGTGCGGTTGGCTTTATTACCAAATCCCTGCCACGTCCTCAGATGCGCGAAGCCATCGGGCAGATACTGGACGGTAATGTCTATTTACCCGCCGATATTATCCGCACCCAGCGTACAGCCCCCAATAAGCGCGAAGACGCACAGATTGACCCGACCCTGCTACAGGCATTGACACGCAAGCAACTGCAGGTGCTCGAACACATGGCGAAAGGGGAATCCAATAAGCAGATTGCCTACAATCTGGATATTGCAGAAACCACGGTCAAAGCCCATGTCTCTGCCATATTGCGCAAACTCGGGGTACATAACCGGGTACAGGCAATTCTTTCGACCAGCGATATCGACTTCAGCGATTACCTGCGTCGCTAA
- a CDS encoding DoxX-like family protein yields MNRSLAAINFWSRLTLGIIFIYQGLIPKLMYNNATERMLIDAHRLTDLQLGGMGIVQLAGAAEIVLGFCILLFHRSAWPLLITCLLMLGLLIDVMMVAPALMSEAFNPLVTNLAIFILAVIGMISNQRRPAPGWIN; encoded by the coding sequence ATGAATAGAAGTCTTGCCGCTATCAACTTCTGGTCGAGATTGACACTGGGGATCATCTTCATCTACCAGGGGTTGATTCCCAAGCTGATGTACAACAATGCAACTGAGCGTATGCTGATCGATGCTCATCGATTGACCGATCTGCAGCTGGGTGGAATGGGGATCGTGCAGTTGGCAGGTGCTGCTGAAATTGTACTGGGGTTCTGCATTCTGCTGTTTCATCGCAGTGCCTGGCCTTTACTGATTACCTGTCTGTTGATGCTGGGACTACTGATTGACGTCATGATGGTGGCGCCCGCGTTGATGAGTGAGGCCTTCAACCCGTTAGTGACCAATCTGGCCATTTTCATCCTGGCGGTCATCGGTATGATTTCTAACCAGCGCCGTCCTGCGCCGGGCTGGATCAACTGA
- a CDS encoding class I SAM-dependent methyltransferase, which yields MFADDPEQQILAAWQDNAQPWIEAIAAGDIRSRVEVTNQAILDVIASCHPHHVLDLGCGEGWLSEKLLDLGMDVLASDAVTELVQCARQRCGGRGWFIEASYAELVQMVQSGAGSPSLDMAVANFSLLGEHSTVQAIQACYQLLAPQGVLVIQTLHPVVACPDGRYIDGWRPGSWLGLSNRFARAAPWYFRTLASWIKTLADCGFYCCEMREPLDRQGVLPCSLILVCKKTSE from the coding sequence ATGTTCGCGGATGACCCGGAACAGCAGATCCTTGCCGCATGGCAGGACAATGCCCAACCCTGGATTGAAGCTATCGCTGCAGGCGACATTCGCTCCAGGGTAGAGGTGACCAATCAGGCTATTCTGGATGTGATTGCAAGCTGTCACCCTCACCATGTTCTTGATCTGGGGTGTGGTGAGGGATGGCTCAGTGAAAAGCTCCTTGATCTCGGGATGGATGTTCTGGCATCTGATGCTGTCACCGAACTGGTTCAGTGTGCACGGCAGCGATGCGGCGGGCGAGGGTGGTTTATCGAGGCAAGCTATGCCGAGCTTGTTCAGATGGTGCAGAGCGGGGCTGGCTCGCCGTCATTGGACATGGCTGTGGCCAACTTTTCATTGTTGGGCGAACACAGTACGGTGCAGGCCATTCAGGCTTGTTATCAGCTATTGGCACCGCAGGGAGTGCTGGTTATACAAACGCTCCATCCCGTTGTCGCCTGTCCAGACGGGCGATATATCGATGGCTGGCGACCCGGTAGTTGGCTTGGGCTTAGCAACCGTTTTGCCCGTGCGGCACCCTGGTACTTCAGAACGCTGGCTTCCTGGATAAAGACGCTGGCAGACTGCGGATTTTACTGCTGTGAAATGCGAGAGCCGCTGGATCGTCAGGGAGTGTTGCCGTGCTCGCTAATATTGGTATGCAAAAAAACGTCCGAATGA
- a CDS encoding adenosylhomocysteinase, whose amino-acid sequence MSDSFSRLAAWSRLQMPRTQRALQQLPDLHGVRMAMSMHLDIKMLPLVEGLREKGAELYITTCNPTTVRNEVVDAMRDCGTEVNAWKDMPMSAYQAAIQQALAWEPTHLCEMGADFTYEIQQQQRQVPNIIASLEATGSGVNRLQGILPTYPIFNWDDLPVKEGLHNRHMVGLTTWHAFFNTTRLSLHEKKVLIVGYGTVGQGLADSARAYGGQIMVAEADPARRVQAAYDGWLTGSVEELAPLADVICTATGAHHVVPWSVLQQLKDGCFLLNSGHRQDEIEHEALDACPHETALPLVEGYTLPSGHRVYLIANGAMANLTAGEGDSLNAFDVTLAVMTTGIGHIVGEGSRASAGVYLLPQKVWQPAL is encoded by the coding sequence ATGTCAGACTCATTTTCACGCTTGGCAGCCTGGTCGCGCTTACAGATGCCACGTACACAACGCGCCCTGCAGCAGCTTCCTGATCTTCATGGTGTACGGATGGCCATGAGCATGCATCTGGATATCAAGATGTTGCCACTGGTAGAGGGGCTGCGAGAAAAAGGCGCTGAACTTTACATCACCACCTGCAATCCGACGACGGTTCGTAATGAAGTCGTGGATGCAATGCGCGACTGCGGCACAGAAGTGAACGCCTGGAAAGATATGCCGATGAGTGCCTATCAGGCCGCCATTCAGCAGGCGCTGGCCTGGGAGCCGACCCATCTGTGTGAAATGGGAGCCGACTTCACTTATGAGATTCAGCAGCAACAACGGCAGGTGCCTAACATTATTGCCAGTCTTGAGGCTACAGGATCCGGTGTGAACCGCCTGCAAGGCATACTGCCCACTTACCCGATTTTTAACTGGGACGATCTGCCGGTTAAAGAAGGATTGCACAACCGCCACATGGTCGGACTGACCACCTGGCATGCATTTTTTAATACCACACGACTGAGTCTGCACGAAAAGAAAGTATTGATTGTCGGTTACGGCACCGTTGGTCAGGGCCTGGCTGACAGTGCCCGAGCTTATGGCGGTCAGATCATGGTGGCTGAAGCCGATCCGGCGCGTCGCGTACAGGCTGCCTATGACGGCTGGTTAACGGGTAGCGTAGAAGAGCTCGCCCCGCTGGCCGATGTCATCTGCACGGCGACCGGTGCACATCACGTTGTGCCCTGGTCTGTTTTACAGCAACTGAAAGACGGCTGCTTCTTGCTCAACTCAGGCCACCGGCAGGATGAAATTGAGCATGAGGCCCTTGATGCCTGCCCACATGAGACTGCATTGCCATTGGTTGAGGGGTATACCCTGCCCTCTGGCCATCGGGTCTACCTGATCGCCAATGGCGCCATGGCCAACCTGACTGCAGGCGAAGGAGATAGCCTCAATGCCTTCGACGTGACTCTGGCCGTCATGACAACAGGCATCGGGCATATCGTGGGCGAAGGCAGTCGGGCCTCCGCTGGCGTCTATCTCTTGCCACAGAAAGTGTGGCAACCCGCGCTGTAG
- a CDS encoding diguanylate cyclase translates to MDYRTYIFVLMQLCLLLTIIIASLRLTLPRTVKGTGTWALACLAFIFTAVTLLSLPDVSPVLLLLFANTAYLATVILQVHAIRRHLLHRFPSWQQCVSQIMTSFIPVAALTLVFPNQPARVAMLMILTIGYYAVAVRCLLADGRARKALGGRIILAAFIGAIGIATVRMWAELISLLTPAGNVADTSWFREPYIMAFSGSVVCSSLGFVLLATDKLRIMYERLSVHDPLTGLLSRRGLVEMSEYELLRQQQHGQVIAAVICRIEHFDELGFRYGNGAAEAALVALAQTIRQHTHETDLAGRYGHCELIMLFPAGLDDAQYKIQQIQTDIQNIWIETRALRFQFAISIAMEALQPGVQVFEHVHQRLLARLHPEPVHEHAVLVSIKANGEADTVRVEQVLRD, encoded by the coding sequence ATGGACTACCGAACGTATATCTTCGTCTTGATGCAACTCTGCCTGCTGCTCACCATCATCATCGCCTCATTGCGTCTGACGCTGCCGCGCACAGTCAAAGGCACCGGAACCTGGGCATTGGCCTGTCTGGCCTTTATCTTTACCGCCGTGACGTTACTGTCACTACCTGACGTCTCTCCCGTCCTGCTGTTGCTGTTCGCCAATACAGCCTATCTGGCCACCGTCATTCTGCAGGTGCATGCCATTCGGCGCCACCTGTTGCACCGTTTTCCATCTTGGCAGCAGTGCGTTAGCCAGATCATGACCAGCTTTATTCCTGTCGCTGCCCTGACGCTGGTGTTCCCTAATCAACCTGCTCGTGTGGCCATGCTGATGATACTGACCATAGGTTATTACGCGGTGGCTGTACGCTGTCTGCTGGCGGATGGACGAGCTCGCAAGGCACTCGGAGGGCGCATTATTCTGGCGGCATTCATCGGTGCGATCGGGATTGCTACGGTCAGAATGTGGGCTGAACTCATCAGCTTGCTGACGCCTGCAGGTAATGTGGCAGATACAAGCTGGTTTCGTGAGCCATACATTATGGCTTTCAGCGGCTCCGTGGTGTGCAGCAGCCTCGGTTTTGTCCTGCTGGCGACGGATAAACTGCGGATCATGTATGAGCGTCTGTCAGTTCACGACCCCCTGACCGGCCTGCTTAGTCGTCGGGGGTTGGTGGAAATGTCTGAATATGAACTATTACGGCAGCAGCAACATGGGCAGGTCATTGCTGCAGTGATCTGCCGCATTGAGCATTTTGATGAGCTGGGTTTTCGTTACGGCAATGGTGCTGCAGAGGCGGCGCTAGTGGCTCTGGCTCAGACCATCCGACAACATACTCATGAGACAGACCTGGCCGGTCGATACGGGCACTGCGAGCTCATCATGTTATTTCCGGCAGGGCTGGACGATGCGCAGTACAAGATCCAGCAGATTCAGACAGATATTCAGAACATATGGATTGAGACCAGAGCGTTACGCTTTCAGTTCGCTATCAGCATTGCCATGGAAGCCTTGCAGCCCGGTGTGCAGGTGTTTGAGCATGTACATCAGCGATTATTAGCCCGCCTTCATCCCGAGCCTGTGCATGAACATGCGGTACTGGTAAGTATCAAGGCGAATGGTGAAGCGGACACAGTGAGGGTGGAGCAGGTGCTTCGAGACTAA
- a CDS encoding aldehyde dehydrogenase produces the protein MIYAQPGQAGSVIQFKERYGNFIGGKWVEPVKGQYFTNTSPVNGQAICEIPRSSAEDIDKALDAAHAAAPAWGRTSVTERSNMLLKIADRLEQNLEKLAVAETWDNGKAVRETLAADIPLAVDHFRYFAGCIRAQEGSTADIDANTASYHFHEPLGVVGQIIPWNFPILMAAWKLAPALAAGNCVVLKPAEQTPASILVLAELIQDLLPAGVLNIVNGFGKEAGEALATSKRIAKIAFTGSTPVGSHILKCASENIIPSTVELGGKSPNIYFEDIMQAEPAFIEKAAEGLILGFFNQGEVCTCPSRALIQESIYDAFMERVIARAKNIKRGNPLDTETQVGAQASQQQFDKIMSYMEIARNEGAEFLMGGGVEQLQSDLATGYYIQPTLLKGTNDMRVFQEEIFGPVIGVTTFKTEEEALAIANDTQFGLGAGVWTRDINRAYRMGRGIQAGRVWTNCYHMYPAHAAFGGYKKSGIGRETHKMMLDHYQQTKNLLISYDINPLGFF, from the coding sequence ATGATCTATGCACAACCAGGACAAGCAGGCTCCGTCATTCAATTCAAAGAGCGCTACGGTAACTTTATCGGCGGCAAGTGGGTTGAACCTGTCAAGGGCCAGTACTTCACCAATACCTCTCCGGTCAATGGCCAGGCCATCTGCGAAATTCCCCGTTCCTCCGCCGAAGATATCGACAAGGCTCTTGATGCTGCTCACGCTGCTGCTCCTGCATGGGGTCGTACTTCCGTGACTGAACGCTCCAACATGCTGCTGAAAATCGCTGATCGTCTGGAGCAGAATCTGGAAAAGCTGGCCGTTGCTGAAACCTGGGACAACGGCAAGGCCGTGCGTGAAACCCTGGCTGCCGATATTCCGCTGGCCGTCGATCATTTCCGTTACTTCGCCGGCTGTATCCGTGCGCAGGAAGGTTCGACCGCTGACATTGACGCCAACACCGCCAGCTATCATTTCCATGAGCCACTGGGTGTTGTCGGGCAGATCATTCCCTGGAACTTCCCCATTCTGATGGCCGCCTGGAAACTGGCGCCTGCGCTGGCGGCAGGTAACTGCGTGGTACTGAAACCCGCCGAGCAGACGCCTGCTTCCATTCTGGTGCTGGCTGAACTGATCCAGGATTTGTTGCCAGCTGGTGTGCTGAATATCGTCAACGGCTTTGGTAAGGAAGCCGGTGAAGCACTGGCAACCAGCAAACGTATTGCCAAGATTGCCTTCACGGGTTCAACCCCGGTGGGCTCTCATATTCTCAAGTGTGCTTCCGAGAACATCATTCCCTCCACGGTAGAGCTGGGCGGCAAGTCACCCAATATCTACTTTGAAGACATCATGCAGGCTGAGCCAGCTTTCATCGAGAAGGCAGCAGAAGGCCTGATTCTGGGCTTCTTCAACCAGGGTGAAGTCTGCACCTGTCCGTCACGTGCATTGATACAGGAATCGATCTACGACGCCTTTATGGAGCGTGTCATCGCGCGCGCCAAAAACATCAAGCGTGGCAATCCACTGGATACCGAAACGCAGGTGGGTGCTCAGGCATCTCAGCAGCAGTTCGACAAAATCATGTCCTACATGGAAATTGCCCGTAACGAAGGGGCTGAGTTCCTGATGGGCGGCGGTGTTGAGCAACTGCAGAGTGATCTGGCTACCGGGTACTACATCCAGCCCACGCTGTTGAAAGGCACCAACGATATGCGGGTGTTCCAGGAAGAGATCTTCGGGCCTGTGATCGGGGTAACAACCTTCAAGACTGAGGAAGAGGCACTGGCCATTGCCAATGACACCCAGTTTGGCCTGGGCGCCGGGGTGTGGACGCGTGACATCAACCGCGCGTATCGCATGGGACGTGGTATTCAGGCCGGTCGGGTATGGACCAACTGCTATCACATGTATCCCGCGCATGCTGCATTCGGTGGCTACAAGAAATCCGGTATCGGTCGTGAAACCCATAAGATGATGCTTGATCACTATCAGCAGACCAAAAACCTGCTGATCAGTTATGACATCAATCCACTGGGCTTCTTCTGA
- a CDS encoding XRE family transcriptional regulator, with protein sequence MTNNQTADPALSVNINIGQYLKTLRQQLGWSLDRCSSETGVSKAMLGQIERGESSPTMVTLWKIAAGCGVSLSSFLDVAQQVSGNETLIRTGNEAEFSEVEIGMYAHAVFPFDPRMGFELFHILLAPGCDHHSIAHASGVVEHVIVLEGQMDVLVGEQWHPLSKGEAIRFAADQPHAYRNLHDEAAAIHNLIHYPPSAQQATTLVWPG encoded by the coding sequence GTGACGAATAATCAAACAGCGGATCCAGCACTGTCGGTCAATATCAATATTGGTCAGTATCTGAAGACGTTGCGCCAGCAACTGGGCTGGAGTCTGGACCGTTGCAGCAGTGAGACCGGTGTCAGTAAGGCCATGCTGGGACAGATCGAACGGGGAGAATCAAGCCCGACCATGGTCACTCTGTGGAAGATTGCAGCAGGCTGTGGAGTCTCGTTATCCAGCTTTTTAGATGTCGCTCAGCAAGTGAGTGGTAATGAGACCCTGATACGAACAGGCAACGAAGCGGAGTTCAGCGAGGTGGAGATTGGCATGTATGCGCATGCTGTATTTCCCTTTGATCCACGTATGGGATTTGAGCTGTTTCATATATTGCTGGCCCCGGGATGTGATCATCACTCGATTGCTCATGCGTCAGGGGTGGTCGAGCATGTCATTGTGCTTGAAGGCCAGATGGATGTGCTGGTGGGGGAGCAGTGGCATCCACTGAGTAAGGGGGAGGCCATCCGCTTTGCCGCAGACCAGCCTCATGCCTATCGCAATCTTCATGATGAGGCTGCGGCCATTCATAATCTGATTCACTATCCACCGAGCGCACAGCAAGCCACTACGTTGGTCTGGCCGGGCTAG
- a CDS encoding BON domain-containing protein, which yields MRKIKVAATAAILTTSTLVMAASQGMSPHSSLLEQCASALTTMDIQARLWMANEIPAHRISVTTNGRVVTLAGEVSSKTAQDKAIRIATLARDVDRVIDNLQVTSL from the coding sequence ATGCGTAAGATAAAAGTCGCTGCAACTGCTGCCATTCTGACCACCTCAACGCTGGTCATGGCGGCCTCTCAGGGTATGTCGCCGCATAGCTCTCTGCTTGAGCAATGTGCGTCTGCACTGACAACTATGGATATTCAGGCCCGATTGTGGATGGCGAACGAGATTCCGGCCCACCGCATCAGCGTCACCACAAATGGGCGCGTGGTCACTCTGGCGGGTGAAGTAAGCTCCAAAACAGCGCAGGACAAAGCGATCCGTATCGCTACGCTGGCCAGAGATGTTGACCGGGTGATCGACAACCTGCAGGTCACCTCACTGTGA
- a CDS encoding benzoate/H(+) symporter BenE family transporter: protein MFKSLSLTTVVAGFIAVLVGFTSSAVIIFQAASAAGASPAEVSSWLAALGIGMGVTSIGLSLRYRMPVLTAWSTPGAALLVTSLAGVPMSAAIGAFVFSAILITLCGVTGLFEKMMDRIPKGLAAAMLAGVLVHFGLNVFSAMQTQLLLALAMFVTYLIAKRVTPRYAIILVLAIGVIIAGAKGLLHFDNVTLAVAQPVWTTPTFDLTTLIGVGIPLFVVTMASQNVPGVAVIRASGYNMPISPLITWTGIASLVLAPFGGYALNLAAITAAICMGKEAHEQPEKRYMASIWAGFFYLITGVFAATIAGLFAAFPKELVLTIAGLALFTTISNSMAMAMHDDRQREPALITFLITASGLTLFGIGSAFWGLIGGVLAMLVLNWGKR from the coding sequence ATGTTCAAGTCACTCTCCCTGACCACAGTGGTCGCAGGCTTTATTGCTGTCCTGGTAGGCTTTACCAGTTCAGCCGTCATTATTTTTCAGGCAGCCAGTGCCGCTGGCGCCTCCCCGGCAGAAGTCAGCTCCTGGCTGGCCGCACTGGGCATTGGCATGGGCGTCACCTCCATTGGCCTGTCCCTTCGTTATCGCATGCCGGTACTGACCGCCTGGTCCACACCCGGCGCAGCCCTGCTGGTTACCAGTCTGGCCGGCGTGCCGATGAGTGCAGCCATTGGTGCCTTTGTATTTTCTGCCATACTGATCACGCTCTGCGGCGTAACCGGCCTGTTTGAAAAGATGATGGACCGTATTCCCAAAGGGCTGGCTGCCGCCATGCTGGCCGGCGTCCTGGTACATTTCGGTTTGAATGTTTTCAGTGCCATGCAGACCCAGCTGCTGCTGGCATTAGCGATGTTTGTGACCTACCTGATCGCCAAACGCGTGACACCACGCTATGCCATTATTCTGGTGCTGGCGATTGGAGTGATCATTGCGGGTGCCAAAGGCCTGCTGCACTTCGATAACGTCACGCTGGCCGTGGCTCAGCCAGTATGGACAACCCCTACTTTTGACCTCACTACACTGATAGGTGTGGGTATTCCACTCTTTGTTGTAACCATGGCGTCACAGAACGTCCCCGGCGTCGCTGTTATCCGTGCTTCAGGTTACAACATGCCCATTTCGCCGCTGATCACCTGGACAGGTATCGCATCACTGGTATTGGCCCCCTTTGGTGGTTATGCCCTCAACCTGGCTGCCATCACTGCGGCCATCTGCATGGGAAAAGAGGCACATGAGCAGCCGGAAAAACGCTATATGGCTTCGATCTGGGCAGGCTTCTTCTATCTGATTACCGGTGTATTTGCCGCCACTATCGCCGGGCTGTTTGCGGCCTTCCCCAAAGAACTGGTACTGACCATAGCCGGTCTGGCACTGTTCACCACCATCAGTAACAGCATGGCCATGGCTATGCACGATGATCGTCAGCGCGAACCGGCACTGATCACCTTCCTGATTACGGCATCAGGACTCACCCTGTTTGGTATTGGTTCTGCGTTCTGGGGCCTGATTGGCGGGGTGCTGGCCATGCTGGTACTGAACTGGGGAAAGCGCTGA
- a CDS encoding pyridoxamine 5'-phosphate oxidase family protein gives MDKSENKSMEEGWIDSIEALRSHYAMPSEMVKKKQLDKLDIYASQFIALCPFALLATTDSSGGVDCSPRGDSPGFMQILNERQLLLPDRPGNNRLDSLENVIRCPDVGLLLLIPGFAECLRINGHARLSVAPALLERCAHEGKLPRSVIVIDVVEVYFHCSKAITRSALWSVESQVPREVMPSLGRILMAQTAPGTAESEIQQIESQIAERVRTQLY, from the coding sequence ATGGATAAGAGTGAGAATAAATCTATGGAAGAAGGTTGGATCGACAGTATCGAGGCATTGCGGAGCCACTATGCAATGCCTTCTGAGATGGTAAAGAAAAAGCAGCTGGATAAGCTGGACATCTATGCCAGTCAGTTTATTGCATTGTGTCCTTTTGCCCTGCTGGCGACGACGGATAGCAGTGGTGGGGTAGACTGCTCACCCAGGGGTGACAGCCCCGGGTTTATGCAGATTTTAAATGAGCGGCAGTTACTGCTGCCGGATCGTCCTGGCAACAACCGCCTCGATAGTCTGGAGAATGTCATCCGCTGCCCAGACGTCGGCTTGCTGTTACTGATTCCGGGTTTTGCCGAGTGTTTGCGGATTAACGGTCATGCTCGTCTCTCGGTGGCACCAGCGTTACTGGAAAGATGTGCCCATGAGGGTAAGTTGCCGCGCTCGGTGATCGTTATCGATGTGGTGGAAGTGTACTTCCACTGCTCGAAAGCCATTACTCGCTCGGCTTTGTGGTCAGTGGAGTCGCAAGTGCCCAGAGAGGTCATGCCTTCATTGGGTCGAATATTGATGGCACAAACTGCACCCGGCACCGCCGAGTCTGAGATACAACAGATCGAGTCACAGATTGCGGAGCGAGTGCGGACGCAGCTTTATTGA